A stretch of DNA from Cryptomeria japonica chromosome 4, Sugi_1.0, whole genome shotgun sequence:
AGAGGGCATCTTGGGCATCTTCTGTGGGCCTTCTTGCTGTTAGTGTGAACATGCAAGGACTGGAAACAGTCTAGAAATTACATGAGGCCAACTATTTCTTTCAAATCCAAGCCCATTTGCAATACAATCTTTGAATAGTGATAACCCATCTGGGGATTCAGAGAAATTTATAATACCTGAAAGTACTACGATTGGATTCTCACTTATAAGCTTCTGTTTTTTCTGGGATACTTCTTTCCCATCAGCTTAATTGCTTTGTCTGAAATCTTTCTTTATCGTCAGATTAATGGCCACCGAGACGACACAGTCTGACTCTGCAGTAAATAAGGTAAGGGTTTTTGGTCCTCTTGTCTTATACATGGCTCTCCCTGTGGGTGAATGTTCTTTTTCAATCCATTGAATGTCTTTTTGCCTTTTTTCCTATTTTGCAGCATGAGGGTTTGGATTAACCTGGCTTAGTCATTTGTATGACTACTGAACATGGATTTAGTGTAGCAAAACGATATCTATTAGACTTATATTTGAGCGTTGGATAATAATCTGCATGCTATGTAACCAGAGCAAGATTTGGCTTGAATCCCTAGGAAATTGTTACTTTTCAGCTTTAATCTTGCTTACATCATGCTGATTTCGGTTCTTGATATGTCGATGACAGCAGCAGAAAAACACCCACTTGAATTTTAGCAGAAGTTTATGAATTCCCGTTAGAGCTTCAAGGCCTTGATTGTCGTTAGGTTGGTATATTGTAGCATGGAGGTTTGGAACCCAGTTGGGTAGCCTTTTTAATTTCTGGAATGAGATTATATATTGATATGAAAGTATTGCATGCTTCTTTATCTTGTCCTTTCCTCTTCCATGGGATGGAGGGTGCATTCGAGATGTTTTGGGTATGACTATTTTGGGTACCCTAATTCTGAAATATTGCCTGTTTTGGGAGCCGTTatgtaatgaaaaatgtaaatgtgTCCCAAAAACTTTAATTGCATGTTTCTTGTAGAGGATCGTCAAGTTATAGAAACCTCTGTAGTAGATTGCTCTATACCAAAACAGAGAAAATCATACTTCAAAAGTTCAAAAAGGCTCTCAAGTAGGGTATGTTAAGTGTCAAACCTGAGACCCTTGTTTGGTATTCTGGTTTGGCATGGCTTGCTTTTCATAAGAGGAGTTTCTTTTGATTGGTTTTTGTTTCTCATTAGAGTTGCGGTTGTTCTAGTGGTGCATAAGCATATATTGTAGATTTTGTAAATAATGTAAGTCTTTCATGATAAatattaaaaatgataaaaaattatagATGCAGAAGGATGGAATTGGTGCTGGTAAACCAGTTTAAGTTGCTAAGAGAACTTTCATTTTGATGGATGTTTGCAGTCTGTTGATGAAAAAATGGAAGGGCTTAGTGTTGAAAAGACTTTAGACGATGTAGACAAATTGAAATCTCTTGACAGCTCCACTCCTACAGATTCAAACGATGCGAAAATATTGAAGGAAGAAGAGATACCTGATGTCAAAGAAAATGGATCATTTAAAGAACAGATCCTTCAAAATGAAGGGATTAATATTGAGCAGAATGTGGATGAGCCAGAGGTATCAACAGACATGAATTATCCTATTTCAGATTTGAAAGAGGATGCATTGAAGGATGAAGATACCCCTGATATTAAAGAAATTGAAGCTCCAAAAGAACAACAGACCCTTGGGGCCATGAATGAAAATGTGGAGAAACAAAACGTTGCAGAAACTGAAACGCCAAAAGAAACGGATTTTGTTGAAGTTGAAGGAACTAAAAGTCCAAAGGAAATAAATGGAACTTTGGAAAAACAAGAGACTGTTGAGGTTGCAGAAGCTGAAAGCCCAAAAGAAACAGATTCTATTGAGGTTGCAGAAACTGAAGCTCCAAAGGAAACAGATACTATTCAGGTTGCAGAAACTGAAActccaaaagaaataaaaattccaGTGGAACTAAATGGAGCTTTGGATAAAACAGAGAGTGTTGAGGTTGCAGACACTGAAACCCCAAAGGAAACAGACTCTATTGAGGTTGCAGAAACTGAAACCCCAAAGGAAACTAAAATTCCAATGGAAATAAATGGAAGTTTGGAGAAACAAGAGATTGTTGAGGTTGCAGACACTGAAACCCCAAAGGAAACTGATTCTATTGAGGTCGCAGACACTGAAACCCCAAAGGAAACTGATTCTATTGAGGTCGCAGAAACTGAAACCCTGAAGGAAAGTAAAATTCCGATGGAAATAAATGGAACTTTGGAGAAACATGATAGTCTTGAGGTTGCAGAAACTCAAACCTCTAAGGAAACAGAGTTCATTGAGGTTGCAAAAACTGAAATTCCAAAGGAAATGGATTCTGGTGAGGTTGCAGAAATTGAAAGTCCTAAGGAACAAGCTTCTGTTGAGGTTGCAGAAACAAAAATTGCAGATGAACAAGATTCTCTAGAGGGTAAAGAATATAATACCTTGAAAGAACTTGAAGGCTATAATGGTACCACAGAAGAATCTCTGAAGGATGAGGCAGAGGTGACCCCAGATGTAACAGAAGAGAGCTCGTCAAAGAAAGAAGAGACTTCTACAGATACACAACAAGAAGCacccaaggaaaatgaaaattccCACAGGGATACCATAGAAGAATCTATGAAGGAAGAAGAGATTACTCCCGATGTTACAGAGGAAAGCTCAGCAAAGAAACAAGAGACACCTGAAGCTACAGAAGAAGAAATATCCAAAGAAGAGGAAACTGCTCACGTAAATACCATAGAAGAATATAATGAGAAAGAGGCAGAGGTGACTCGTGATGTTAGTGAGGAAAGCTCAGCGAAGCAGCAAGAGATTCCTGAGGTTATAGGAAAAGAAATAATCGCCGAAGCTATGCAAAATGAAATACCCGAGGATACACAAAAGGAAATACCCATTACCATAGAAGAATCTTTCAAGGAGGAGACAGAGGTGGCCCCTAATGTTCCAGAGGAGAGCTCGGGAAAGAAACAAGAGACCCCTGAGGCTATACAAGAAGAAACCCTTAAGGAAGGGCAAACTTCCCACATGGATACCAGAGAAGAATCTTCCAAGGAGTTGGCCCCTGATGTTCCAGAAGATATCTCAGCAAAGAAACAAGAGACGCCTGAGGCTGAACAACAAGATACCAATAAGGACCAACTCCCAGTTGTCTATGAAAATGCTTCAAAGGTGGAAGGAGAGAAATTGAGTAAAGAGGTTTCTGAAACTGCTGATGCTGGTAGAGAAATGGAAGTTAAGTCTGTAGAGGACCGAGAAATTCCAAATCTCACGGTGGATCAGAAATCCGGGACTGCAGAGGAAGACAGAAAAACTGAAAATGTTTCTTCTACTACATTGGCCAACAAGCCAAAGACTAAGTTTTCACTACGCCGTTCAACTGCCATCTTTCGTAATATAGGATCCAAGATGACGCAAATGATGCAGAAAATGAAGAATTCTATTACCAGAAAATCATCAAATGAGAAGGCTACCAAGCAGGCAAGCTAGACCCAGGCATGGAAATCTGAAGAGAACTTTTATTTTCACCTAAATGAATAGATTGATATTGTGTGGTTCATGAATTTAATTTGAGTGTAATAATTGTTTTCTCTTTAGTAAAAGCTTTTATGCTTTCACTGAAACTATATCTACCCTTTGTGATGATATGCATCTTGTGAGTCATGTATTTTAGATGAGGTCTGTCAAACTTGCTGTGAGAAAAGAAAAGGTATGTATAGGAGAGAGATTGCAAGAAGTTTCTATTGTTCTGTGTGAGGTAAACAAGTTCCCATGTAAGTAAATTGTAACATGTATTTGGTGTCTATTCCATATTGTATATCTGTTCATTGTATCTTCCTataatagaattgataagattctTTTATATTTCCATGTTCACCCTTTGGTAGGAGCTCAAAACATCCAAGTATTCAGTTAATTGATTGTGTGACTGGATGATAATTTCAGTAAGGGGTCTCTAGATACTTTGTTTTACTTGAAGTGAAGCTAAATGAAATCTATCATGGAGCTTACAGAATTTTGTTCTGTAGTCAAGCAGGTAAAAATAAATGAAACAAATAGTAGAATGATAAGAGATTGCATCAAATTATATTTGGGCTTAGATGGTTGAGTAACCATTTTTAGTGTTAAATGtatagaataaatcagtttttgTATTTTTCAGTCTTCCATTACAGGATTATGTATATTATTTGAATTCAGATGAGGCTATAAACCTTTTGAGTAAATGAGTTTAATGTGCACTGTATGAAATGCATCAGTTTATATCATTTCCAATCTTTTCATATAGAACTATAACATTTTGCATCAAATATTATCTGGGCTGATGAGATGAGACCATAAACCTTTTGAGTAATTGTGTTTAGCGTTCAATGTATGGAATAAATCAGTTTGTATTTTTTTCAATATATCCATTATATACTGTTTTATTGCAGGATTATAACATTTTGCATCAATTATTGTTAGGCGGATGAGATGAGACTAAAAATATTATGATGAAAACATGTTTAGTGTTCAATGTATGGAATGAATCACATTGTATTATTTTTATCTTTCAATATGCTTCTGTTTCATGTAGTGGATTTGGATCATGTAGTTtgacaataaaaaaattatatttagtgGATTTGGATCATAATGTTTGacaataaaaaatttatatttagCAAATACTAGTTGAGTATGTTTCAATAGTTGTGAATTTTATGTACAACGACTAGTCAACTCCTTATTTGAGGTGTTTTTTGACACCTCAACAAAcaaaatgctgatgtggcatcaaATTTGATGATGTGGATCTGAAATCTTAGCTATAAATAGGGGCCGtgtcaagtaagctgctgtaaaaaattgaGTGATCTGAAATCGCCACACATAAAAATTTGAAAGGTGTGAAGTTAGTATGCTCAACTATTGACTCCTTTCTTAATAGCTCTATATTTTGAATGAACTGATATGAACTCATTTATATCAAGAAGCAATATATCCATACAAAAAGAATCCAGCATACAATTTTAATAATGAAGTCTTCAAAAAAAGGACTGTGTGAAGTTAATACTTGCTTCACAAGTACTGTAAGACATTATGGAcagatttttttattaaattacttTTTATATACCTGAATATCCAATTGTATGGTTATATTAAAGaccatatttatatttattttgtaaTGGCTGTCATAAAGCGAACGGGACTGTTAGGAAACAAGTGTCACATAAGACAAGTACTGGTCCCTTTCAGCTTTTTGTGGACTGTTGTCCATATTAGTATTATGAGATTTTTAAAAGTTCAAGACAACTCATTAATGTAAGATAATGGATAGAAACAAACTACTTTTTCGATAGATTATGTGATAATAAATACAAAATTATTAATAAGAAATTTTATTATAATAGTGTAACTATTATAGTTACAAATATCCAATTCTTATTTAGATCTTATCACTCATTTCTTTTGAGTTACATTTTAGAATTTTAGGGGATTCTCTTGTATATGATTGAACTGTGAAATTATAAAGTGTAAATTTAAGCTTGGTTGATTCTCATCCATTCCATTAACTATACACTATGTGATTTATTGCCATTTGTTTGTATTTGAAGGTATTCAATTACATTCATTTAGGACATTAGAAAGTAGTTCATTTACATTTGAGAACCGAATGTATTAGAAACATTTCAATCAGAGTACTTAAAAATAATCTAATTTGTTAGAGCAATAGTTTAtttacctaattaattaattaagttctctTTACTTTATTCACTTATTAGATTGAGAAAATCTTAGGTCATGTTTTCTCATTGCATAGCAGTTTAATTTAATCCAAAACTAGGGATTTGGATTTAGGGTTTCTCTCTCCTTTTCATAAGGATTGATCATTCATTGGAACCATTCATTCAAGTTTATGCATCAATGCAATTCTTGGGTTGAGAAAATTTATCTTTTTTTATTTCcatttgtgataggtattttgcttagAGGCGATTTTGCTATCATCAACaccaatataacatcaaaatatcaaatctTTGAGTTCTTGTTCAAATTGTGAGGGATCTagctttgaatttattttttgaCGTGTCTTGGAGCCAAATGGACCTCACCATTATGTTTGAAGCAACCAGAAACCTGAATATCAACTATCATTGGACGAAAATCAAAGAATATAATTTTTGGGTGAGTTTCTATTGCATATTTTACGAGGGAAATATCAATATAGTCATATAGATCTATATGTTTTACCTATGTTGTATTCCATGCTAGCACCCAAGTACCGTCCCTTCGATCCACTTATTTTAGCCCCCTAGTTGATCTTGCAAGTCAAATTAGACAACTTTTAAAAAGTTGGATATAACTTGGGTGCACAAATTTCGTTTTCCACAAACCATATACCATTGAAAATCTTATTTTGAGCCTAATCTAGTGGCGCTAGTAATTTTTGTGGACTCTACTCTTGGTTAACTCTATAGGACTTTGAAGTCAAATCAATCCATTTTCACTCAaagggttttaattttttttccctttttataAGATTTTCATGATTCTTGTGGCATTGAAAAGTTGATTTAGTCCTCTACACAAATAGCAAGCCTTTTTTTCTTGAAACTTTACTAGAGGTACCTATTAGTTTCATCTAATCTCaagtttttctttttggttcttttcTTAGAAAACATGCAAATCAGATCAATTTTttggtattaaaaaaaaaattataatgcaTTGTGAGAGACTACATTGttgtttcttttcattttttgtacTTCTGTAATAAAATCATTATAAATCCAACCTAAATTCCCCCTCTCACTCCATACAACTATCATGGGTGAAAAATCACAAAAAGATACATATAAAGAAACAAGAGTTGAATAGAGTGACCATGAGTACAAAACTTAAGCTTGTAAGAGTTGCAAAGAAGATAAAATGGTTTAATAGGTATGATGAGGCTTTTTGGGACATTATGCATTTCTATGAAATATTCTCTTTCATGTTGAATCTTGCACCACACTTAATCAGATATGGATCCAATTGGAGTCCTTGTTATGCAAGCAAGATACCTTGAGAGAATTTCAACTGGAGAATGAGACTGTTGGCTTGAATCTTACAAATTTTGATAGCATCCAAGACTTCTTTACCAAACTCAATTCTCTCATATTACATTTAACATGGCGTGGCGTTTAAAAAGAATACTATTAGTTGATTCTTTCTATCCTTCACAAGCTTGTCTAGACTATTCATTATTTTTTCTACCTTTTATGTCACTAGAGATGTACTTGGTAGGACATTCAATATGCATCCACTTGATGATTTTGCTACATCACTCGCTAGGGAGAAGAAAAAGTTGGTACAAATTGGCTCATTGAAGACTTGCAAACCATAGGATCTTGTTGCAACACAAGGCACTAGAGATCATGTcttcaaatagaaaagacatgaAACAAAAGTACAGGGATTTCAAGTCTCACGAGCAAGCTAAGGAAATTACACTCATAGGAATcatctaattattcttcctcttctaAGGGGGAAACATCTAAGAAGGACAACTTGAAGTGTACATATTATAAAAAGATGAGCATCAATATAATGCAGTTTAGATTGATGAGCAAAAACACCTTCTACAAAAGAATAATATTCATTTGCCTTCATCTAGTGCAtcctcttcttccacttcatcaccTGCACAATTTGGGTTTGATAATATGGCATGTGAAGTAGACAAGATGAAAGGTCATGCTTTCTTTGTATGCACACATCTTTAGTCTAGTCAATGTCTTCTTGATATAGTAGCCTCTCATCATATGAATTCATCTCTAAGTATGTTCTCTTCATATGAGCCTTAGACATTAccacatattttgatgggtaataacacttaTATGAGTGTTAGTGGGAAAGGATTGATAGATGTTGGTGATGGCTCATTTCATAATGTACTTTGTGTTCATTCACAATCctccaatctcctttccatctatcaaactgTACATAGTGGGCAGGGAAGACATTAGATTTCTCACCTAATTCAATTCTTATCAAAGACATGTATAGTAGAGAGATTATTACAGTTGGTACATTCGATCATGCTTCTCAATTGCATGCTTTCACTCATTTTTCTCCTATCAAGAAAGGATTTCTAATGTCTAGTTCATCCACCTTGGTTCATGACATTGTTGTCGATATTCTACCTCTGTAACCTCCTTCATTTTTAATGAATAGTTCAATCTAGTAGGATGTTACTTATCTTCTAATTTCAGCTTTATAGGATGACTTCTTGCCAAATATTGCAAGGTTATTTGTTGAGTCACACATTGCAAACATTAGGGACATGTTTGATGATATTCACTTCCTCTTTGATGGCAAGTTCATCCCACTTGGAATCACTGTCATTGTCTTGGAGGTTGTTCTATAGGGATCTTCACAGTTATTTGGATTTGTTTCATCAAATTTGGTATCTTTTGATTTAGACATGTAGATAATTAAGCAATTTtatttgacacacatcatgagaccTTTTTTCCCATCTCATTTCATAGAGTTGCTTCTACGTTTTCTATTTGATTaatttcttcctaagggaaggaacaTTATTTTTCAATCATGGACCATCATCAACATTCTTCTTCAAGCATTCACTATTGGCATAGGAGCTTTTTCCTTATGGGGGGAttctttgtttcttcttctctccCATAGGGGGATCTCGATTATAATTATGTGACCAAAGTAGTCCTTGGTaggattaatttagtccattattattttgtcacatgcatgctttcattttcttttttctcttttggagTGAAGTTTTTTTTAGATGAGTTTTTCTCCTCTTCCCTAGTTATGAGAGATCGCATTTGTTTGCAAATGGGTACTTCATTAGGCCTTGTAGTCGAAACCCATCCATGCATTTTGTATCCATTATTGCATTATTATTaggtttttagcttctccctaagttgaTCTTAAGGGGGGAGTTAGAGTAATAGGTTAATTACCTAATTAATCATCATTAATTATTTAGGTCCCCTTATTTTATTCACTTAAAAGCTAAAACTAGGAGTTCTTTTTTTTATTAGATTGAACTAATTATAGGTCATGTTTTATCATTACATAAGATgaggacacttgtcaccatttaaTTTAATAATCACCAGTTTTATATCTAGGGTTTCTCTCTCCCTATCATAAGGATTGACCATTTATTGTAACCATTCATTTAGGTTTATGCATCAATACAATTCTTAGGTTGCTAAAAAAATCAATCTTTCTTGATCTCCATTTGTTATAGGTATTTTTCTTGAAGTAATAGATGGGAGTTGTGGGGTTCAATCATAAAATCCAACAAATTCTACATCACACCATCCTAAAGCAATagcatgcttgaatatcattttcttcaatcaCTTCTTTGACTACATAATTGGTACTATAAAGGGAGCTGACCTAGGAGACAATGACCCTTGCAATCCAATGATCTCTCCTAGGtgtttataaacattagaaatcttgAAATTAGTGAGGTACACAAAGTTAGGGAAACTATATCATAGAATTTTGTATCTAGCAAGATCGTATCAAAGCAAGCTCAATATCTTGCATACTCTCTTGTGGAAAGAATATTTATTTTTGCAAGTCATGTTGGAACCTGTAGC
This window harbors:
- the LOC131046161 gene encoding uncharacterized protein LOC131046161 isoform X1, with the protein product MATETTQSDSAVNKSVDEKMEGLSVEKTLDDVDKLKSLDSSTPTDSNDAKILKEEEIPDVKENGSFKEQILQNEGINIEQNVDEPEVSTDMNYPISDLKEDALKDEDTPDIKEIEAPKEQQTLGAMNENVEKQNVAETETPKETDFVEVEGTKSPKEINGTLEKQETVEVAEAESPKETDSIEVAETEAPKETDTIQVAETETPKEIKIPVELNGALDKTESVEVADTETPKETDSIEVAETETPKETKIPMEINGSLEKQEIVEVADTETPKETDSIEVADTETPKETDSIEVAETETLKESKIPMEINGTLEKHDSLEVAETQTSKETEFIEVAKTEIPKEMDSGEVAEIESPKEQASVEVAETKIADEQDSLEGKEYNTLKELEGYNGTTEESLKDEAEVTPDVTEESSSKKEETSTDTQQEAPKENENSHRDTIEESMKEEEITPDVTEESSAKKQETPEATEEEISKEEETAHVNTIEEYNEKEAEVTRDVSEESSAKQQEIPEVIGKEIIAEAMQNEIPEDTQKEIPITIEESFKEETEVAPNVPEESSGKKQETPEAIQEETLKEGQTSHMDTREESSKELAPDVPEDISAKKQETPEAEQQDTNKDQLPVVYENASKVEGEKLSKEVSETADAGREMEVKSVEDREIPNLTVDQKSGTAEEDRKTENVSSTTLANKPKTKFSLRRSTAIFRNIGSKMTQMMQKMKNSITRKSSNEKATKQAS
- the LOC131046161 gene encoding uncharacterized protein LOC131046161 isoform X2, whose protein sequence is MEGLSVEKTLDDVDKLKSLDSSTPTDSNDAKILKEEEIPDVKENGSFKEQILQNEGINIEQNVDEPEVSTDMNYPISDLKEDALKDEDTPDIKEIEAPKEQQTLGAMNENVEKQNVAETETPKETDFVEVEGTKSPKEINGTLEKQETVEVAEAESPKETDSIEVAETEAPKETDTIQVAETETPKEIKIPVELNGALDKTESVEVADTETPKETDSIEVAETETPKETKIPMEINGSLEKQEIVEVADTETPKETDSIEVADTETPKETDSIEVAETETLKESKIPMEINGTLEKHDSLEVAETQTSKETEFIEVAKTEIPKEMDSGEVAEIESPKEQASVEVAETKIADEQDSLEGKEYNTLKELEGYNGTTEESLKDEAEVTPDVTEESSSKKEETSTDTQQEAPKENENSHRDTIEESMKEEEITPDVTEESSAKKQETPEATEEEISKEEETAHVNTIEEYNEKEAEVTRDVSEESSAKQQEIPEVIGKEIIAEAMQNEIPEDTQKEIPITIEESFKEETEVAPNVPEESSGKKQETPEAIQEETLKEGQTSHMDTREESSKELAPDVPEDISAKKQETPEAEQQDTNKDQLPVVYENASKVEGEKLSKEVSETADAGREMEVKSVEDREIPNLTVDQKSGTAEEDRKTENVSSTTLANKPKTKFSLRRSTAIFRNIGSKMTQMMQKMKNSITRKSSNEKATKQAS